Proteins from one Anopheles nili chromosome 2, idAnoNiliSN_F5_01, whole genome shotgun sequence genomic window:
- the LOC128730284 gene encoding transportin-3, with product MEPPTAEAVLQGVFTLYNDPNKVEKEKASKWLEEFQKSIHSWKIADELLRQKHDLNSCTFAAQTMRNKIQNSFHELPETAHESLRQSLVEHLSHITIETKSVIVTQLSLALADLALLMSSWHKPVATLLQRFSNNPNMMYALIELLTLIPEEVNSRHLRLGANRRKEILLDLESDSTLVGEYLTMCLVNGNENELLRSKILKCFTSWVQINAFKLPEICDSMIIVYCFQLLSSAGTSPDLHESATDCLCSLLLCMELNNSRGGLDEKLFGGIMCLEEAYNMSVAQEDLDKSMNLCRLFTVLVESNLTRMVALSDGENPHYSVKSLDLVLNCVGHYDYEVAEITFNMWYRLSEDLYQRDNYLLNSHFKPYVERLVAALYKHSQLDADHDGLVEEGGSFKDFRFKVSEIIKDVVFIISSISCFKQMFMILQSPNVTWESSESALFIMQNVARNILPEIMELGEREIPTSRFNQLCEESEVVPKVVEAILNLPENCHIAIRYTSINILGELCDWIDSNPETLQPVLNFLLCALQQKNGLATAAANSLQSICSTCKKHMLGHISGLMEIARCLDSFDIQTDSAIGLLKGISTIIGRLPAAQLTPAMQELCSFQVEALSRLTNGDDDGLDGKKCRSDPAFWLDRLAAIYRHVSPTVRSNEVNPCSFVIINNWNVLSRALERYKNDSKIMERIVRCIRYAIRCIGKQAMPILEPLVKQIITIYSGHNHSCLLYLGSILVDEFAFEDGCTQGLLNMLQAFIEPTFGVLQMENGLKNHPDMVDDFFRLATRFIQRAPIQFLQSPLVTPIIQCGLLACTLDHRDANISVMRFFCSLLRHDRPNDLEPIVQSILASHGEALIMNLLYASVFCLHSYMLSDVADVFVEIKQHSPHQLEEYVKKAVDSLPKKNSGGSVTVTHEQMVQFVSNVVNSQTPRATTQLLQDFARLYR from the exons ATGGAACCGCCAACAGCAGAAGCAGTCCTGCAAGGCGTTTTCACCCTGTACAATGATCCGAATAAAGTGGAAAAGGAGAAAGCCTCGAAGTGGTTGGAGGAGTTTCAAAAATCG ATCCATTCCTGGAAGATTGCCGATGAGTTGCTGCGGCAGAAACATGATCTTAACTCCTGCACGTTCGCCGCGCAGACGATGCGCAACAAAATTCAGAATAGCTTCCACGAGCTGCCTGAAACCGCTCACGAATCCCTGCGGCAGTCACTGGTAGAGCATCTTAGCCACATTACGATAGAAACGAAATCGGTCATCGTAACGCAGCTTTCGCTGGCCCTGGCCGATCTTGCGCTGCTTATGTCTTCCTGGCATAAACCGGTCGCGACACTGCTGCAACGCTTCTCAAACAACCCGAACATGATGTACGCCCTGATTGAACTCTTGACACTCATCCCGGAGGAGGTGAACTCGCGGCATCTGCGGCTGGGCGCGAACCGGCGGAAAGAGATTCTACTTGACCTGGAATCCGACTCTACCCTGGTCGGCGAGTATTTGACAATGTGCCTGGTGAACGGCAACGAGAACGAGCTGCTTCGGTCCAAGATTCTGAAGTGTTTTACCTCATGGGTGCAAATCAATGCATTTAAGTTGCCAGAGATCTGCGACAGTATGATCATCGTGTACTGCTTCCAGCTGCTAAGTAGCGCCGGCACCAGTCCGGACCTGCACGAATCGGCGACGGATTGTCTGTGTTCGCTGCTGCTTTGTATGGAGCTGAACAATTCGCGCGGTGGTTTGGACGAAAAGCTCTTCGGTGGCATCATGTGCCTGGAGGAGGCGTACAACATGTCCGTCGCGCAGGAGGATTTGGACAAATCGATGAACCTGTGCCGGTTGTTCACGGTGCTGGTGGAGAGTAACCTGACGCGAATGGTGGCCTTATCGGATGGAGAGAACCCGCACTACTCCGTCAAGTCGCTGGACCTGGTGCTAAATTGCGTTGGGCACTACGATTACGAGGTAGCCGAGATTACCTTCAATATGTGGTATCGATTGAGTGAGGATCTGTACCAGCGGGACAACTACCTGCTCAATTCGCACTTCAAGCCGTACGTGGAGCGTCTAGTAGCGGCGCTGTATAAGCATTCGCAACTCGATGCGGACCACGACGGTCTGGTGGAGGAGGGAGGATCCTTCAAG GACTTCCGGTTCAAGGTTTCAGAAATCATCAAGGACGTCGTATTTATCATCAGCTCGATAAGCTGCTTCAAGCAGATGTTTATGATTCTGCAAAGCCCCAACGTGACGTGGGAATCGAGCGAGTCGGCGCTGTTTATAATGCAGAACGTAGCGCGAAACATCCTGCC AGAGATTATGGAATTGGGAGAGCGTGAGATACCAACGTCGAGGTTCAACCAGCTTTG TGAGGAGAGCGAGGTGGTACCAAAGGTGGTGGAGGCGATCCTGAATCTACCAGAGAACTGCCACATCGCGATCCGCTACACCTCGATCAACATACTCGGCGAGCTGTGCGACTGGATCGACTCAAACCCGGAAACGCTGCAGCCGGTGCTGAACTTTCTACTGTGTGCGTTGCAGCAGAAGAACGGGTTGGCCACGGCGGCTGCAAATTCGCTGCAATCGATTTGCTCGACGTGCAAAAAGCACATGCTCGGACACATTAGCGGCCTGATGGAGATCGCGCGCTGTCTTGACAGTTTCGACATCCAGACAGACTCCGCGATCGGTCTGCTGAAGGGAATATCCACCATCATCGGACGTCTACCTGCCGCCCAGTTGACCCCAGCCATGCAGGAGCTGTGCAGCTTCCAGGTGGAAGCGCTCAGCCGATTGACGAACGGGGACGACGACGGGCTGGACGGCAAAAAGTGCCGGTCTGATCCGGCATTCTGGCTAGATCGGTTAGCAGCCATCTACCGGCACGTTAGTCCGACCGTGCGGAGCAATGAAGTGAACCCGTGCTCGTTTGTCATCATCAACAACTGGAACGTACTTTCTCGTGCGCTGGAACGATATAAGAACGATTCCAAAATCATGGAGCGCATTGTGCGATGCATCCGGTACGCCATACGGTGTATCGGGAAGCAGGCCATGCCCATACTCGAGCCACTCGTGAAGCAAATCATCACCATCTACTCGGGGCACAATCACAGCTGTTTGCTGTATCTCGGCAGCATTCTGGTGGACGAGTTTGCGTTCGAGGATGGCTGCACACAAGGGCTGCTCAACATGCTGCAGGCGTTCATCGAGCCCACATTCGGGGTGCTGCAAATGGAGAACGGCCTCAAGAACCACCCGGACATGGTGGACGACTTCTTCCGGCTGGCGACGCGTTTCATCCAAAGGGCACCAATACAGTTCCTGCAGTCGCCGCTCGTCACTCCGATCATCCAGTGCGGCCTGTTGGCGTGCACGCTCGATCACCGGGATGCCAACATATCTGTGATGCGGTTCTTCTGCAGTCTGCTGCGCCATGATCGACCCAACGATCTGGAACCGATCGTGCAATCGATATTAGCGTCGCACGGCGAGGCGCTTATTATGAACTTGCTGTACGCGTCCGTCTTTTGTCTGCACTCGTACATGCTCTCGGATGTGGCGGACGTGTTTGTCGAAATCAAGCAGCACAGCCCGCACCAGCTGGAGGAGTACGTGAAAAAGGCGGTTGATTCGCTGCCGAAAAAGAACAGCGGCGGTTCGGTCACGGTGACGCACGAACAGATGGTGCAATTCGTGTCGAACGTGGTCAA CTCTCAGACACCGCGGGCCACGACGCAGCTACTGCAAGATTTCGCCCGGCTTTATCGATAG
- the LOC128721025 gene encoding ras-related and estrogen-regulated growth inhibitor-like has translation MTNLNKLKVVVIGSAKVGKSAVTVRYLTKRYIGEYSSARDFLYRHSVTYDNITTEVEIMDTSRCDKRGCLYEHLRWGDAFVVVYSICDKASFEEAADYLQQLTKLKLPSYYTLLLLGNKSDLDHAREISVNDGQELSFRYSCQFYEVSAAENFAGVSLAFHSLIREARSTQLFRALPMRRKLGVNSVSKALGNIFGKNSKGERKKRPSLSI, from the exons ATGACGAATTTAAACAAGCTCAAGGTGGTCGTCATTGGCAGCGCCAAAGTGGGCAAATCAG CCGTCACGGTGCGTTACCTCACGAAGCGTTACATTGGCGAGTACAGTTCGGCGCGAG ACTTCCTCTACCGGCACAGTGTCACCTACGATAATATTACGACCGAGGTGGAGATCATGGACACTTCCCGATGTGAT AAACGTGGCTGCTTGTACGAGCATCTGCGCTGGGGTGATGCGTTCGTGGTCGTCTACTCGATCTGTGATAAAGCGAGCTTCGAGGAGGCGGCCGACTATCTGCAGCAGCTGACCAAGCTGAAGCTACCCTCGTATTACACGCTGCTCTTGCTGGGAAATAAAAGCGATCTGGATCATGCGAG GGAAATTTCAGTAAACGACGGCCAGGAGCTGTCGTTCCGTTACTCGTGTCAGTTCTACGAGGTTTCGGCCGCGGAAAACTTCGCAGGAGTATCGCTGGCGTTCCACTCGCTGATACGTGAGGCGCGCTCGACGCAGCTTTTCCGGGCGCTGCCCATGCGGAGGAAACTTGGCGTGAACAGTGTCTCGAAAGCGCTCGGTAACATCTTCGGCAAGAATAGCAAAGGTGAACGAAAGAAACGTCCATCGCTTAGTATATGA